A single window of Labeo rohita strain BAU-BD-2019 chromosome 4, IGBB_LRoh.1.0, whole genome shotgun sequence DNA harbors:
- the phyh gene encoding LOW QUALITY PROTEIN: phytanoyl-CoA dioxygenase, peroxisomal (The sequence of the model RefSeq protein was modified relative to this genomic sequence to represent the inferred CDS: deleted 1 base in 1 codon) → MSRAADRLKVVLNHLDRSYGTVRASFTSAQNVSYHHPQALQYTFDTGLLTPEQRIAYEENGFILIKKLVSHEDIERFRKEFERISKREVKVPGLLIMKDVSIAKSEFVEGEKAVTKLQDYQEDPELFRYCTLPQILKYVECFTGPNIMAMHTMLINKPPDTGKKTSRHPMHQDLHYFPFRPADRIVCAWTAMEKVHRGNGCLVVLPGSHHGTLQEHDYPEWEGGVNKMYHGVRNYAPDHPRVHLEMEKGDTVFFHPLLIHGSGMNQTKGFRKAISCHYASSDCYYIDVNGTTQENISNEVKELAVKKYGADSVSFQDTWALRGRLVQGERTSM, encoded by the exons ATGTCCCGAGCAGCAGACAGACTAAAAGTGGTTTTGAATCACCTGGATCGGTCCTACGGTACTGTC CGAGCATCCTTCACTTCTGCACAAAATGTGTCATATCATCATCCTCAAGCCCTACA ATACACTTTTGACACGGGCCTCCTGACTCCAGAACAGAGAATTGCCTATGAAGAGAATGGTTTCATACTCATCAAAAAATTGGTATCGCACGAGGATATTGAGAGATTCAG GAAAGAGTTTGAGCGCATCTCTAAGAGAGAGGTGAAGGTGCCTGGTTTGTTGATAATGAAAGATGTATCCATTGCTAAATCCGAGTTTGTTGAAGGTGAGAAGGCTGTGACCAAACTTCAGGACTACCAGGAAGATCCAGAACTTTTCCGCTACTGCACTTTACCACAG ATCCTGAAGTATGTGGAGTGTTTCACCGGACCCAACATCATGGCCATGCACACCATGCTCATCAACAAACCACCTGACACAG GAAAGAAGACCTCTCGCCATCCTATGCACCAGGATCTACACTACTTCCCCTTCCGACCCGCAGACCGCATTGTGTGTGCATGGACCGCCATGGAGAAAGTGCACCGG GGAAACGGCTGCCTTGTCGTCCTGCCCGGCTCTCACCATGGTACCCTGCAGGAACACGACTACCCAGAATGGGAG GGTGGAGTAAATAAGATGTACCACGGAGTGCGTAACTACGCCCCAGACCATCCCAGAGTGCATTTAGAGATGGAGAAAGGAGATACAGTGTTTTTCCATCCTTTGCTGATCCATGGCTCAGGAATGAACCAAACCAAAGGATTTCGAAAG GCCATCTCCTGTCACTATGCCAGCTCTGACTGTTATTACATTGATGTGAATGGAACTACTCAGGAGAACATCAGCAATGAAGTGAAAGAACTTGCAGTCAAGAAGTATGGAGCTGATTCAGTCTCCTTTCAG GACACCTGGGCTTTGCGGGGACGTCTGGTCCAAGGAGAAAGGACATCAATGTGA
- the LOC127164347 gene encoding uncharacterized protein LOC127164347 isoform X2 — protein sequence MKTVVFLCFWLLYVRYALCKSPSSSSKMKSPMNVYEFLWDNNTDIANETIHVDFLIQMQSGSLQAERYVNFTIQDIHYVLNVTDMLSNMSAKVNQPSDLKIFFKGIHSSYTFFADLMLQQYCFKGAPPIQQTLAMRKYLSFYRNLMDSEEPIYFAVGLLPCYRLWVWLGNTLNTPPTNAYYTWKVEIMGKYPEESLKALLNKYLDTPEKVAKANGIFRTQMQNEHDFFLSS from the exons ATGAAGACTGTGGTCTTTCTCTGTTTTTGGCTCTTATATGTTAG GTACGCTCTCTGTAAAAGTCCTAGTAGCAGTTCAAAAATGAAATCTCCGATGAATGTTTATGAGTTTCTCTGGGACAACAATACAGACATCGCCAATGAGACGATCCATGTGGACTTCCTGATACAAATGCAGAGCGGCAGCCTGCAGGCGGAGCGTTATGTCAACTTCACCATACAAGATATTCACTATGTACTGAACGTGACTGATATGCTGAGCAATATGAGTGCAAAAGTAAATCAGCCCAGTGACCTAAAGATCTTCTTTAAAGGCATACACTCAAGTTACACATTTTTTGCCGATTTGATGCTCCAACAATATTGTTTCAAG GGTGCACCTCCAATTCAGCAAACTCTAGCTATGAGGAAGTACCTTTCATTCTACAGAAACCTGATGGACAGTGAAGAGCCAATATACTTTGCTGTGGGTCTTCTGCCCTGCTACAGACTCTGGGTTTGGCTGGGTAATACTCTCAACACTCCTCCAACCAATGCCTACTACACTTGGAAGGTGGAGATCATGGGCAAGTATCCTGAGGAATCCTTAAAAGCTCTGCTGAATAAGTATCTTGACACACCTGAGAAAGTGGCGAAGGCTAATGGCATATTCCGCACACAGATGCAGAATGAGCATGATTTCTTCCTCTCGTCTTAA
- the LOC127164347 gene encoding uncharacterized protein LOC127164347 isoform X1, with amino-acid sequence MKTVVFLCFWLLYVRYALCKSPSSSSKMKSPMNVYEFLWDNNTDIANETIHVDFLIQMQSGSLQAERYVNFTIQDIHYVLNVTDMLSNMSAKVNQPSDLKIFFKGIHSSYTFFADLMLQQYCFKGAPPIQQTPAMRKYLSFYRNLMDSEEPIYFAVGLLPCYRLWVWLADHLNTPPTNAYYTWKVENMGEHPEKYFRALLNKYLDTPEKVAKANGIFRAQMQNEHDFFLSS; translated from the exons ATGAAGACTGTGGTCTTTCTCTGTTTTTGGCTCTTATATGTTAG GTACGCTCTCTGTAAAAGTCCTAGTAGCAGTTCAAAAATGAAATCTCCGATGAATGTTTATGAGTTTCTCTGGGACAACAATACAGACATCGCCAATGAGACGATCCATGTGGACTTCCTGATACAAATGCAGAGCGGCAGCCTGCAGGCGGAGCGTTATGTCAACTTCACCATACAAGATATTCACTATGTACTGAACGTGACTGATATGCTGAGCAATATGAGTGCAAAAGTAAATCAGCCCAGTGACCTAAAGATCTTCTTTAAAGGCATACACTCAAGTTACACATTTTTTGCCGATTTGATGCTCCAACAATATTGTTTCAAG GGTGCACCTCCAATTCAGCAAACTCCAGCTATGAGGAAGTACCTTTCATTCTACAGAAACCTGATGGACAGTGAAGAGCCAATATACTTTGCTGTGGGTCTTCTGCCCTGCTACAGACTCTGGGTTTGGCTGGCAGATCATCTCAACACTCCTCCAACCAATGCCTACTACACTTGGAAGGTGGAGAACATGGGCGAGCATCCTGAGAAATACTTCAGAGCTCTGCTGAATAAGTATCTTGACACACCTGAGAAAGTGGCGAAGGCTAATGGCATATTCCGTGCACAGATGCAGAACGAGCATGATTTCTTCCTCTCGTCTTGA
- the LOC127164347 gene encoding uncharacterized protein LOC127164347 isoform X3, producing the protein MLDIANETIHVDFLIQMQSGSLQAERYVNFTIQDIHYVLNVTDMLSNMSAKVNQPSDLKIFFKGIHSSYTFFADLMLQQYCFKGAPPIQQTPAMRKYLSFYRNLMDSEEPIYFAVGLLPCYRLWVWLADHLNTPPTNAYYTWKVENMGEHPEKYFRALLNKYLDTPEKVAKANGIFRAQMQNEHDFFLSS; encoded by the exons ATGTTAG ACATCGCCAATGAGACGATCCATGTGGACTTCCTGATACAAATGCAGAGCGGCAGCCTGCAGGCGGAGCGTTATGTCAACTTCACCATACAAGATATTCACTATGTACTGAACGTGACTGATATGCTGAGCAATATGAGTGCAAAAGTAAATCAGCCCAGTGACCTAAAGATCTTCTTTAAAGGCATACACTCAAGTTACACATTTTTTGCCGATTTGATGCTCCAACAATATTGTTTCAAG GGTGCACCTCCAATTCAGCAAACTCCAGCTATGAGGAAGTACCTTTCATTCTACAGAAACCTGATGGACAGTGAAGAGCCAATATACTTTGCTGTGGGTCTTCTGCCCTGCTACAGACTCTGGGTTTGGCTGGCAGATCATCTCAACACTCCTCCAACCAATGCCTACTACACTTGGAAGGTGGAGAACATGGGCGAGCATCCTGAGAAATACTTCAGAGCTCTGCTGAATAAGTATCTTGACACACCTGAGAAAGTGGCGAAGGCTAATGGCATATTCCGTGCACAGATGCAGAACGAGCATGATTTCTTCCTCTCGTCTTGA